From Candidatus Rokuibacteriota bacterium, a single genomic window includes:
- a CDS encoding type II toxin-antitoxin system RelE/ParE family toxin, with amino-acid sequence MAQLRWTLASQQDLVEFGDFIARDSIVYAIKEVERMVVAAEGLQSNPLMGRVVPEYRREDLRELIVRSYRLVYLVRGPEVIVIRVVHGARDFTGTLGPQPWRLT; translated from the coding sequence GTGGCGCAGCTCCGCTGGACGTTAGCGAGCCAGCAGGACCTTGTTGAGTTCGGAGACTTTATTGCCAGAGATTCGATCGTCTACGCGATCAAGGAAGTTGAGCGGATGGTTGTGGCTGCGGAAGGCTTGCAATCGAATCCGCTGATGGGGCGAGTAGTTCCGGAGTACCGCCGCGAGGATCTTCGCGAGCTGATTGTCCGGAGCTATCGATTGGTGTATCTGGTGCGAGGGCCTGAGGTCATCGTGATCCGTGTCGTGCACGGTGCGCGTGATTTCACCGGGACGCTCGGCCCACAACCCTGGCGCCTTACGTAG
- a CDS encoding RidA family protein, with translation MPKTVTPKSFGAPLGMYSHGMVAPGGEIVVVAGQVGMGQGGQVAGGDVVAQTKQALENVRAVVEAAGCAMRDIVRLQTFLTHAENIDGFMKARAEVFPSYFPDGAYPPNTLLVISRLVKPELLVEIEAMAVKPAKAPTAPRRTAKTAKRPRAKKRRRSR, from the coding sequence ATGCCCAAGACCGTGACGCCGAAGAGCTTTGGAGCCCCGCTGGGGATGTACTCGCACGGGATGGTGGCGCCGGGCGGGGAGATCGTCGTGGTCGCCGGCCAGGTCGGTATGGGGCAGGGGGGCCAGGTCGCAGGCGGTGACGTCGTTGCCCAGACGAAGCAGGCCCTGGAAAACGTGCGCGCCGTCGTGGAGGCGGCCGGCTGCGCGATGCGCGATATCGTCCGGCTCCAGACTTTCCTGACGCACGCCGAGAACATCGACGGCTTCATGAAGGCGCGCGCCGAAGTCTTCCCGAGCTACTTCCCGGACGGCGCCTATCCGCCGAACACCCTGCTCGTCATCTCGCGGCTCGTGAAGCCGGAGCTACTCGTCGAGATCGAAGCGATGGCCGTCAAACCCGCGAAGGCCCCAACGGCGCCGCGGCGGACAGCCAAGACCGCGAAGCGACCCCGCGCCAAGAAGCGCCGCCGCTCGAGGTAG
- the boxB gene encoding benzoyl-CoA 2,3-epoxidase subunit BoxB: protein MAGIDYTTLIPNNVDLHENRRLQRALEDWQPKFLEWWQDMGPTGFQTKDVYLRTAISVDAQGWAKFGYTRMPDYRWGIFLAEPEPGRQVNFGDHKGRPAWQEVPGEYRSTLRRLIVTQGDTEPASVEQQRHLGRTCPSLYDLRNIFQVNVEEGRHLWAMVYLLDAHFGRDGREESEALLQRRSGDADKPRILAAFNEKTPDWLSFFMFCFFTDRDGKYQLASLAESGFDPLSQTCRFMLTEEAHHMFVGEAGVMRIVQRACELMREHKTDDLTKHGGIDLRTIQRYLNFHCSVSLDLFGSEISTNAANFYTAGLKGRFEETKKYDDHLLKEATYTVAELDGERIVTREEGALVSLNERLRDDYIADCARGVARWNEVIKKHGIDFELRLPHRAFHRAIGMFADVRVSPDGQVISQAEWDAKHRDWLPTEEDKAYIESLMRPVTEPGKFAHWIAPPARGINGQPVDFEYVRLA from the coding sequence ATGGCCGGCATCGACTACACGACGCTGATCCCGAACAACGTCGACCTGCACGAGAACCGGCGGCTCCAGCGCGCGCTCGAGGACTGGCAGCCCAAGTTCCTCGAGTGGTGGCAGGACATGGGGCCGACCGGATTCCAGACGAAGGACGTCTACCTCCGGACGGCCATCAGCGTGGACGCGCAGGGCTGGGCAAAGTTCGGCTACACGAGGATGCCGGACTACCGCTGGGGAATCTTCCTCGCCGAGCCGGAGCCGGGGCGCCAGGTCAACTTCGGCGACCACAAGGGCCGGCCCGCCTGGCAGGAGGTGCCGGGCGAGTACCGCAGCACGCTTCGCCGCCTCATCGTCACCCAGGGCGACACCGAGCCGGCGTCCGTAGAACAGCAGCGCCACCTCGGCCGGACTTGTCCATCGCTCTACGACCTCCGCAACATCTTCCAGGTCAACGTCGAGGAGGGCCGCCACCTCTGGGCCATGGTCTACCTGCTCGACGCGCACTTCGGGCGCGACGGGCGCGAGGAGTCGGAGGCGCTCCTCCAGCGCCGGTCGGGGGACGCCGACAAGCCGCGCATCCTGGCCGCCTTCAACGAAAAGACCCCCGACTGGCTGTCCTTCTTCATGTTCTGCTTCTTCACCGACCGCGACGGCAAATACCAGCTGGCGAGTCTCGCGGAAAGCGGCTTCGACCCGCTCTCCCAGACCTGCCGCTTCATGCTGACTGAGGAGGCCCACCACATGTTCGTGGGCGAAGCGGGCGTCATGCGGATCGTCCAGCGCGCCTGCGAGCTGATGCGCGAGCACAAGACGGACGATCTCACAAAGCACGGCGGCATCGACCTGCGCACGATCCAAAGGTACCTGAACTTCCATTGTTCGGTCTCGCTCGACCTCTTCGGCTCGGAGATCTCCACCAACGCCGCCAACTTCTACACCGCGGGGCTCAAGGGACGCTTCGAGGAGACCAAGAAGTACGATGACCACCTGCTGAAGGAGGCGACGTACACCGTCGCCGAGCTCGACGGTGAGCGCATCGTCACGCGCGAGGAAGGGGCGCTGGTGTCGTTGAACGAGCGGCTGCGCGACGACTACATCGCCGACTGCGCGCGCGGCGTAGCGCGCTGGAACGAGGTCATCAAGAAGCACGGGATAGACTTCGAGCTCCGGCTTCCGCACCGGGCCTTCCACCGCGCGATCGGCATGTTCGCCGACGTGCGCGTGTCGCCCGACGGGCAGGTCATCAGCCAGGCCGAGTGGGACGCCAAGCACCGCGACTGGCTGCCGACCGAGGAGGACAAGGCGTACATCGAGAGCCTCATGCGCCCTGTGACCGAGCCCGGCAAGTTCGCCCACTGGATCGCCCCGCCCGCGCGCGGCATCAACGGCCAGCCTGTCGACTTCGAGTACGTGCGGTTGGCCTGA